In Bythopirellula goksoeyrii, a single window of DNA contains:
- the accD gene encoding acetyl-CoA carboxylase, carboxyltransferase subunit beta, with protein MATGETKMAKEQAKPAREKRGVPSGLWLSCEDCGAMIFRKECERLMNVCPECGFHMYLSARGRIEAVLDAGTFEEWDADLSPTDPLGFEDKKKYSDRIVAEQKRTGLRDAALTGTGMVRARRVAFGVTDSAFIMGSMGSVVGEKLTRLVERATAERLPLIIISGSGGGARMHEGIYSLMQMAKVSAALARYDEAQGLFISVLTNPTMGGVAASFASLGDIIFAEPKALIGFAGPRTIKATIRIELPKGFQTSEFLLEHGYIDRIVERSDLKSEIARIIDYCGK; from the coding sequence ATGGCAACCGGCGAAACAAAAATGGCGAAAGAACAGGCGAAGCCGGCTCGGGAGAAGCGCGGAGTCCCCAGTGGACTGTGGCTCAGTTGCGAAGATTGCGGAGCGATGATCTTCCGCAAAGAGTGTGAACGGCTGATGAACGTTTGCCCGGAGTGTGGTTTCCACATGTATCTGAGTGCGCGGGGTCGCATCGAAGCCGTTCTCGATGCCGGCACTTTCGAGGAATGGGATGCCGATCTCAGCCCCACCGATCCGCTCGGCTTTGAAGACAAGAAAAAATACAGCGACCGAATTGTTGCAGAACAAAAGCGCACCGGCCTCCGCGATGCTGCCCTCACCGGCACCGGGATGGTCCGGGCACGACGAGTGGCGTTTGGCGTCACCGACTCGGCGTTCATCATGGGAAGCATGGGATCGGTCGTGGGAGAGAAACTCACGCGACTCGTGGAACGTGCAACGGCGGAACGCCTTCCGTTGATTATTATCAGCGGATCGGGGGGTGGGGCGCGGATGCACGAGGGGATTTATTCGCTCATGCAGATGGCAAAAGTCTCTGCCGCACTGGCCCGCTATGACGAAGCCCAAGGGCTCTTTATCTCTGTGCTCACGAACCCCACGATGGGTGGCGTGGCGGCGAGTTTTGCATCGCTAGGCGATATCATCTTCGCTGAGCCGAAAGCGCTGATTGGCTTCGCGGGGCCGCGAACCATTAAAGCCACGATTCGCATTGAACTCCCCAAGGGATTTCAGACCAGCGAGTTCCTACTCGAACATGGGTACATCGACCGGATCGTCGAGCGGTCGGATCTCAAGAGTGAGATCGCTCGAATTATTGACTATTGTGGCAAGTGA
- the fusA gene encoding elongation factor G, whose product MDLRNVRNIGISAHIDSGKTTLSERILFYAGRIHKIEDVRGGGDGATMDHMELEKERGITITSAATSVKWKGVDINLIDTPGHVDFTVEVERSLRVLDGAVLVLCSVGGVQSQSMTVDRQMKRYNVPRLAFINKMDRTGANPDSVVKQVRDKLGADAVAMQLPIGKEDNFKGIVDFITMTAIYNDGVHGEIIREEPIPAELQAAADEGRHHLLESLSMYSDELMELLLSEEEVPAELIHKIIRDATINQGFTPVYMGSAFKNKSVQPLLDAINRYLPCPLDRQFVALDPSEEGKKIPLTSDAKDPFVGMAFKIVDDEYGQLTYTRVYQGTVVKGEQYYNQRTGRKERFSRIVKMHSDKREEVDKAEAGDIVAIMGIDCASGDTYCAQPNYCTLESMFVAAPVIKMSINPLSRDNADKLGKALQRFRKEDPTFQVATDEETGETCIAGMGELHLEIYVERIRREYGVDVEVGAPKVSYRESGTVPFAYDHKRKKQTGGSGQYGHIVGTISPMTDEDREEAEGGEFLFIDKVTGGKIPKNFIPAIEKGFRNMTEKGPLAGYPVVGIKVELVEGSYHDVDSSDMAFMLTAQECFRENFSRMKPVLLEPIMLTEIECPETFQGPVVGQISSKRGMVVSTDTQNGICKIIAEVPLAETFGYSTELRSQTQGQGTFTMELCKYAPVPGNIQTDIIAERKAELQPA is encoded by the coding sequence ATGGACCTTCGCAACGTACGAAACATCGGTATATCGGCGCACATCGATTCGGGTAAAACCACCCTCAGTGAGCGCATCCTCTTTTATGCTGGTCGCATTCACAAGATTGAGGACGTGCGCGGAGGTGGCGATGGCGCAACCATGGATCACATGGAGCTCGAAAAAGAGCGCGGCATCACGATCACCAGTGCTGCCACCTCGGTCAAATGGAAAGGGGTCGATATCAATCTGATCGACACCCCGGGCCACGTCGACTTTACTGTCGAAGTGGAGCGCAGCTTGCGCGTCCTCGACGGTGCCGTCTTGGTGCTTTGTTCGGTAGGTGGTGTTCAGTCGCAATCGATGACCGTTGATCGTCAGATGAAGCGTTACAACGTGCCGCGCCTTGCCTTCATCAATAAGATGGACCGCACGGGTGCCAATCCTGATTCGGTTGTCAAGCAAGTTCGCGATAAGTTGGGTGCAGACGCGGTAGCCATGCAGTTGCCGATTGGCAAGGAAGACAATTTCAAGGGCATTGTCGACTTCATTACGATGACGGCGATTTACAATGACGGCGTCCATGGCGAAATCATTCGCGAAGAACCGATCCCTGCCGAATTGCAGGCGGCGGCCGATGAGGGCCGACATCATCTGCTCGAATCGCTTTCGATGTATAGCGACGAATTGATGGAACTGTTGCTCTCCGAGGAAGAGGTTCCCGCGGAACTCATTCACAAGATCATCCGCGATGCTACGATCAATCAAGGTTTTACGCCCGTTTATATGGGTTCGGCATTCAAGAACAAGTCCGTCCAGCCGCTTCTGGACGCCATCAATCGCTATCTCCCCTGTCCATTAGATCGCCAGTTTGTGGCTCTCGACCCTTCGGAAGAGGGGAAGAAAATCCCTCTCACCAGCGACGCCAAAGATCCTTTTGTCGGCATGGCGTTCAAGATCGTCGACGACGAATATGGTCAGCTAACCTACACCCGCGTTTATCAAGGGACCGTGGTCAAAGGCGAGCAGTACTACAACCAACGTACTGGCAGAAAAGAACGCTTCAGCCGCATTGTGAAGATGCACAGCGACAAGCGCGAAGAAGTCGACAAGGCCGAGGCAGGTGACATCGTGGCGATCATGGGTATCGACTGCGCTAGTGGTGATACCTACTGTGCGCAGCCGAACTACTGCACGTTGGAAAGCATGTTTGTCGCAGCACCGGTGATCAAGATGTCGATCAATCCCCTCTCGCGCGACAATGCCGACAAGCTGGGCAAAGCCCTTCAGCGCTTCCGTAAGGAAGATCCAACCTTCCAGGTTGCCACGGACGAAGAAACCGGCGAGACGTGTATCGCAGGCATGGGCGAGTTGCACTTGGAAATCTACGTCGAACGTATTCGCCGCGAATATGGCGTGGATGTTGAAGTGGGTGCCCCCAAGGTGAGCTACCGCGAGAGCGGCACGGTTCCGTTTGCCTACGATCACAAACGCAAGAAGCAGACGGGCGGTTCCGGTCAGTATGGTCACATTGTTGGTACGATCAGCCCAATGACCGACGAAGATCGCGAAGAAGCCGAAGGAGGAGAGTTCCTCTTCATCGACAAAGTCACCGGCGGCAAGATTCCCAAGAACTTCATTCCGGCCATCGAAAAAGGCTTCCGCAACATGACCGAGAAGGGCCCACTGGCTGGCTATCCGGTTGTGGGGATCAAAGTTGAGTTGGTTGAAGGTTCCTACCACGATGTCGACTCTTCCGACATGGCCTTCATGCTCACCGCCCAGGAATGCTTCCGCGAGAATTTCTCACGAATGAAGCCTGTGCTCCTTGAGCCGATCATGCTCACCGAAATCGAATGCCCTGAAACATTCCAAGGGCCCGTGGTAGGTCAGATTTCCAGCAAGCGTGGCATGGTGGTCTCGACCGACACCCAGAATGGCATCTGCAAGATCATCGCCGAAGTGCCTCTGGCGGAAACCTTCGGGTACTCGACCGAACTGCGGAGTCAGACGCAGGGTCAAGGCACGTTCACGATGGAACTGTGCAAGTACGCTCCCGTTCCTGGCAATATCCAGACGGACATCATCGCCGAACGTAAAGCCGAACTGCAACCGGCGTAA
- a CDS encoding TIGR03009 domain-containing protein — protein sequence MPLSKRVLTLALITCLVPVASGVAQTQLPDPTATSPQQLPAEQSASLGDLQQPSQIQPVLQQNQSAGAPLAQVASVPSQQQPTSPTEQQGFGPPFQLDAVEQQFVDQILQMWENAGADIKTYDCHFERWEYDPVFGPPNDPAIKCTGQLTYAKPDKGSFKINDIRRFVQKDPEKPGEYVLQKDEVGEHWVCDGKAIYEYKHEKKQLVVQALPEDMRGKSIVDGPLPFLFGAEAAKLKARYWIRSRQGNASQIWLEAYPRTQADAANYHHVDVMLERKTMMPEAIQIHMPNGRNRAVYMFEKPSVNGALNQLFGALFNSPRTPLGWTRVVEELPTAPQAAQPADTQLK from the coding sequence ATGCCCTTGTCGAAGAGAGTGTTGACCCTCGCTTTAATAACCTGCTTGGTTCCCGTGGCTAGTGGGGTTGCCCAGACACAACTGCCCGATCCCACGGCAACGAGCCCCCAACAGCTTCCCGCCGAACAATCGGCGTCGTTAGGGGACCTGCAACAACCAAGTCAAATCCAACCCGTTTTGCAGCAGAATCAATCGGCTGGCGCTCCCCTTGCGCAAGTGGCCTCGGTCCCCAGCCAGCAGCAACCTACTTCCCCCACCGAACAGCAGGGGTTTGGTCCTCCGTTCCAACTCGACGCAGTCGAGCAGCAGTTCGTCGATCAGATTTTGCAGATGTGGGAAAATGCCGGGGCAGATATCAAGACTTATGATTGCCACTTCGAGCGCTGGGAATACGACCCCGTGTTTGGTCCCCCCAACGACCCGGCAATCAAGTGCACCGGCCAACTCACCTACGCCAAGCCGGACAAGGGGAGTTTCAAGATCAACGATATCCGACGCTTCGTGCAGAAAGATCCCGAGAAGCCGGGCGAATATGTCCTGCAGAAAGACGAAGTGGGTGAACACTGGGTCTGCGATGGCAAGGCGATCTACGAATACAAGCACGAAAAGAAGCAACTTGTGGTGCAAGCGCTCCCCGAAGATATGCGCGGAAAATCAATCGTCGATGGACCGCTCCCCTTCTTGTTTGGTGCCGAGGCCGCCAAGCTGAAGGCCCGCTACTGGATTCGGAGTCGGCAGGGCAACGCTTCACAAATCTGGCTCGAAGCCTACCCTCGCACGCAAGCCGATGCCGCCAACTACCACCATGTCGACGTGATGCTCGAGCGCAAAACAATGATGCCCGAAGCAATTCAGATTCACATGCCCAATGGCCGCAATCGGGCCGTTTACATGTTTGAAAAGCCCTCGGTGAACGGCGCACTGAATCAACTGTTCGGCGCCTTGTTCAATTCACCACGGACCCCGCTGGGTTGGACGCGGGTCGTCGAAGAACTACCGACCGCTCCTCAAGCGGCTCAGCCTGCGGACACGCAGTTGAAGTAG
- a CDS encoding DOMON domain-containing protein, giving the protein MPNSITPDSSLIPPRFLFRFAVEIHRCEPLWSAAGVSLDEKYALPMLAELDGQRQLAEVRMGWSSQGLAWWVRVEGKSQLPWCRDSRLEDSDGLQVWVDTRATTNVHRASRYCHRYTFLPRGGGHTAEEPVADQLLINRARENARPIRPRELQVKAKVTKSGYELSAFAPVVALYGFDPVGSPRLGFTYALLDREQGLQTFSSGPEFPYEEDPSCWAEAILVE; this is encoded by the coding sequence ATGCCCAACTCAATCACCCCCGACTCGTCGCTCATTCCGCCGCGGTTTCTGTTTCGCTTCGCTGTCGAGATCCATCGCTGCGAACCCCTATGGAGTGCTGCAGGAGTTTCGTTGGACGAGAAATATGCGCTCCCCATGCTTGCGGAACTTGATGGCCAGCGCCAACTGGCCGAGGTGCGGATGGGATGGAGCTCGCAGGGTTTAGCCTGGTGGGTTCGTGTCGAAGGAAAGAGCCAACTCCCCTGGTGCCGGGATTCGCGCCTCGAAGACAGCGATGGGCTGCAGGTGTGGGTCGATACCCGTGCGACGACCAATGTGCATCGAGCCAGCCGTTATTGCCATCGCTATACCTTCCTGCCACGCGGAGGGGGGCACACGGCCGAAGAACCGGTGGCAGATCAGTTGCTGATCAATCGAGCTCGCGAAAATGCCCGCCCGATTCGCCCCCGCGAGCTGCAGGTGAAAGCGAAGGTAACCAAATCAGGCTACGAGCTGTCAGCCTTTGCACCGGTGGTGGCCCTCTATGGCTTTGACCCCGTCGGTTCGCCCCGGTTGGGATTTACGTACGCTCTCTTGGATCGCGAACAGGGTCTGCAAACCTTCTCAAGCGGTCCCGAGTTTCCTTATGAAGAAGACCCCAGCTGCTGGGCTGAAGCGATATTGGTGGAGTGA
- a CDS encoding glycosyltransferase yields the protein MTEALFAPTEPLASAISTQRILHVINGEHYSGAERVQDLLAQELPQFGFDVTFACVKPDRFPEARVSQSVQLYRTPMRSRFDWQCGRKLAELIRQEDFALVHAHTPRSLMAGAIAARLADVPLVYHVHSPTGRDSTRWLQNLVNERLERWLLRRATRLITVSPSLQELMVAHGFSPARVAYVANGVPGVEFISRVRPTGRWTLGMAALFRPRKGIEVLLESLALLRGKGHDVHLRAIGPFETTAYESEVMGLVEKLGIADQITWTGFVSDIHAELRKVDLFVLPSLFGEGLPMVVLEAMAAGLPVVASAVEGIPVAVREGVDGLLVEPGSAEALAAAVGEIIREDSYYDYGSLSEQARSQHGANFSARTMARNVAEVYRDILG from the coding sequence ATGACGGAAGCCCTCTTTGCACCCACTGAGCCGCTCGCATCTGCGATCTCAACGCAGCGAATCCTGCATGTCATCAATGGCGAACATTATTCCGGTGCGGAACGCGTGCAAGATCTGCTTGCCCAGGAGTTGCCGCAGTTTGGGTTTGATGTGACGTTTGCCTGTGTGAAGCCGGATCGGTTTCCTGAGGCGCGCGTGTCGCAATCGGTGCAGCTCTATCGCACTCCGATGCGGAGTCGGTTCGATTGGCAATGTGGTCGCAAGCTGGCCGAGCTAATTCGTCAGGAAGATTTTGCCCTGGTTCACGCCCATACGCCCCGCTCGCTGATGGCTGGGGCGATTGCCGCCCGGCTGGCGGACGTGCCACTTGTTTATCATGTTCACAGCCCCACGGGCAGGGATTCCACGCGGTGGCTGCAAAACCTGGTCAACGAGCGCTTGGAGCGGTGGCTGCTCAGGCGGGCCACACGCTTAATCACCGTATCACCAAGCCTGCAAGAGTTGATGGTTGCCCATGGATTCTCTCCAGCACGAGTCGCCTACGTCGCCAATGGGGTACCGGGTGTAGAATTCATATCCCGTGTTCGACCCACGGGCCGTTGGACACTCGGCATGGCGGCTCTCTTCCGGCCACGCAAGGGAATCGAGGTGTTGCTCGAATCGCTAGCGTTGCTGCGAGGCAAAGGTCACGATGTGCATCTACGAGCGATCGGGCCTTTTGAAACTACTGCCTACGAGTCCGAGGTCATGGGACTTGTTGAGAAACTGGGGATTGCGGACCAGATCACTTGGACTGGCTTTGTGAGCGACATCCATGCGGAACTGCGTAAGGTCGATCTCTTCGTGCTGCCGAGCCTATTTGGTGAAGGGCTGCCGATGGTGGTGCTGGAGGCGATGGCAGCGGGGTTGCCTGTGGTGGCGAGTGCGGTGGAAGGAATTCCTGTCGCGGTGCGCGAGGGAGTGGATGGGTTATTAGTTGAGCCCGGCAGTGCTGAAGCACTTGCCGCCGCCGTGGGTGAGATCATCCGAGAAGATAGTTACTACGACTATGGTTCGCTCAGTGAGCAGGCTCGGAGTCAGCACGGGGCTAATTTCTCAGCCCGGACGATGGCGCGCAATGTCGCGGAAGTGTATCGCGACATACTGGGCTGA
- a CDS encoding histidine phosphatase family protein: MLNILLIRTGQTDYDTQGRIQGTIDLPLSDEGRQKVAGLAGELSQIPVEAIFAGPGVATQQTAELVADFLNQKVKSNKNLRNLDLGLWQGMLIADVKSNQPKVYRKWLENPETVCPPEGETLQAAQERLQDVVAKLSKKHKEGTVAFVVPEPLASILVHVLRDADFGNLWQSCCQSRPAWELIPAPQPLAIAGSTPSAE, from the coding sequence ATGCTAAACATCTTACTCATACGAACTGGACAGACGGATTACGACACACAAGGTCGAATCCAAGGGACCATCGATCTCCCCTTAAGTGATGAAGGGCGCCAGAAGGTGGCTGGACTTGCAGGAGAGCTGAGTCAGATCCCTGTGGAAGCGATCTTTGCGGGTCCCGGCGTGGCGACGCAGCAGACGGCCGAGTTGGTTGCGGATTTTCTGAATCAGAAAGTGAAATCGAACAAAAACCTTAGGAATCTTGATCTGGGTTTGTGGCAGGGAATGCTCATCGCCGACGTAAAGAGCAACCAGCCGAAGGTGTATCGCAAATGGTTGGAGAATCCCGAGACGGTCTGCCCCCCTGAGGGAGAAACCCTGCAAGCAGCTCAGGAAAGATTGCAGGACGTAGTCGCCAAACTGAGCAAGAAACACAAGGAGGGGACCGTCGCATTTGTGGTTCCAGAGCCGCTGGCAAGCATACTTGTTCACGTGTTGCGGGACGCCGACTTTGGCAATCTTTGGCAGTCCTGTTGCCAGTCTCGCCCAGCCTGGGAGTTGATCCCCGCACCCCAGCCCCTGGCAATCGCAGGCAGTACGCCGAGCGCAGAGTAA
- a CDS encoding mechanosensitive ion channel family protein, with translation MNLHLLAQAASTAASESATKLNATEIALKQFWQKFWTMNWKTIEGSEWLFAAQYYGFRAMLVVVLMILAWTLSGWLSSGVRRGLTRIRFDETLTKFLAKLVRWAALLLTALTCLSFFGVETTSFAALIGAAGLAVGLAFQGTLSNFAAGAMLLIFRPYKVGDTVNIANHLGKVNEIALFTTEIDTFDGRRIIIPNSSIYGAVIENITYHRSRRVDIAVGTDYSADIDETRQALERAMAIVPHALQDPEPAAVLLELGASSVNWSVRVWVNRDDFGDAKQALIRAVKMELDRSQIGIPFPQMDVHLQPTSGDEKAA, from the coding sequence ATGAATCTTCACTTACTCGCCCAAGCTGCCTCCACGGCCGCCAGTGAATCAGCCACGAAACTCAATGCCACAGAGATAGCACTCAAGCAGTTTTGGCAGAAGTTCTGGACAATGAACTGGAAGACGATCGAAGGAAGTGAGTGGCTCTTCGCGGCCCAGTACTACGGCTTTCGGGCGATGCTCGTCGTGGTGCTGATGATCCTGGCCTGGACTCTGTCCGGCTGGCTCTCCAGCGGGGTGCGTCGCGGCCTCACACGTATCCGATTTGACGAGACGCTTACAAAATTCCTGGCTAAATTGGTCCGCTGGGCCGCCCTGCTGCTCACAGCCCTGACTTGCCTGAGTTTCTTCGGCGTGGAGACCACCAGCTTTGCTGCCTTGATCGGTGCTGCGGGCTTGGCCGTCGGTTTAGCGTTTCAGGGGACGCTTTCCAACTTTGCCGCAGGGGCGATGCTGCTGATTTTTCGTCCCTACAAAGTCGGCGATACGGTGAACATTGCCAACCACTTGGGCAAAGTGAACGAGATCGCGCTATTCACTACCGAGATCGATACCTTCGACGGGCGGCGGATCATTATTCCCAATAGCTCGATCTATGGTGCGGTGATCGAAAATATCACCTACCACCGCTCCCGCCGCGTCGATATCGCGGTAGGAACCGACTACTCTGCCGACATCGACGAGACCCGCCAAGCCTTGGAACGCGCCATGGCCATCGTCCCGCATGCACTTCAGGATCCGGAGCCGGCCGCAGTGCTCTTAGAACTGGGTGCTTCGAGCGTCAATTGGTCGGTGCGGGTGTGGGTCAATCGCGACGACTTCGGGGACGCCAAACAGGCCCTCATCCGGGCGGTAAAAATGGAACTCGACCGCTCTCAAATCGGCATTCCCTTCCCGCAGATGGATGTGCATCTCCAACCAACCAGTGGTGACGAAAAGGCGGCCTAA
- the scpB gene encoding SMC-Scp complex subunit ScpB — MSKSPQTDSGKNSADKVAAPEDAASRFSLQRLSAAFARLTASDSGEPADPEATNRELAQSLDEVQQGQSDDACEKQVLSPRMIVEGMLFVGQEDGRPLSNRSMAAHIRDVSPQEVDSLIEELNEVYAETNCCYRIVSEGAGYRMQLSAEQEAVRQRLSGNTRQVRLSPHAIEVLSIVAYRQPVSAEDVAKVRGSRSTALLNQLIRRGLLQLDRPTENANGRVYRTTDRFNHLLNIKSPAELPQSEDLDDN, encoded by the coding sequence ATGTCCAAATCCCCGCAGACTGATTCTGGAAAGAACTCTGCAGACAAAGTGGCTGCGCCTGAGGATGCTGCGAGCAGATTCTCGCTCCAGCGCCTGTCGGCTGCCTTTGCTCGTTTGACTGCTTCGGACTCCGGCGAGCCAGCGGATCCAGAAGCCACCAATCGTGAGTTGGCCCAGTCGCTCGATGAGGTTCAGCAAGGGCAGTCCGATGACGCATGTGAGAAGCAAGTTCTGTCCCCCCGGATGATTGTCGAAGGGATGCTGTTCGTGGGCCAAGAAGATGGGCGCCCCTTGAGCAATCGTTCCATGGCAGCACATATCCGCGATGTCTCCCCGCAGGAAGTCGATTCACTGATCGAAGAACTCAATGAAGTCTACGCCGAGACCAACTGCTGCTATCGGATCGTGAGCGAAGGTGCCGGCTATCGCATGCAGCTTAGTGCTGAACAGGAAGCAGTGCGGCAACGCCTCAGCGGCAATACTCGCCAAGTGCGACTGTCACCGCATGCCATCGAAGTGCTTTCGATTGTGGCCTACCGTCAGCCGGTGAGTGCCGAAGACGTAGCGAAAGTGCGCGGCTCGCGGAGCACAGCGCTACTGAATCAGTTGATTCGCCGAGGGCTGTTGCAATTGGATCGCCCTACAGAAAATGCCAACGGGCGCGTCTATCGCACGACAGATCGCTTCAACCATTTGCTGAATATCAAATCACCAGCGGAACTACCACAGAGTGAGGATCTGGACGACAATTAG
- a CDS encoding CAAX prenyl protease-related protein, whose translation MSAPNEDSVNQTATPLPAGWLSRWPAVTFLLPFAVFMLVGSLEPTPPKSSQSDNLGEAVLETESLDEVIDSPAIDDFSPEEGGLLPKIPYAYYPWVYTLKIVLTLVAMALVWPGYRTFPFRVSWLSVAVGVVGVVLWVALCHLRLEPRIIGPVDRFLGSFIPGREPGEIPTIHLLDLLGTGERSAYDPLTQMAGQPVAAWAFLIVRFIGLALIVPIIEEFFLRGFLMRFVMHQQWWKVPFGEADATALLVGTLVPMMMHMGELFAAAVWFSMITWLMLRTRNIWDCVVAHGVTNLLLGIYVVLFDQWQLM comes from the coding sequence ATGTCTGCACCAAATGAAGATTCTGTGAACCAGACGGCAACGCCGCTCCCTGCGGGCTGGCTCTCTCGCTGGCCGGCGGTTACGTTTCTCCTGCCGTTTGCTGTATTCATGCTGGTGGGAAGCCTGGAGCCGACTCCTCCGAAATCTTCCCAGAGTGACAATCTAGGGGAGGCTGTCCTTGAGACCGAGTCCCTGGATGAAGTCATCGATTCGCCTGCAATCGACGATTTCTCGCCCGAAGAGGGGGGCCTGCTTCCCAAGATTCCCTATGCATACTATCCCTGGGTCTACACACTGAAAATTGTGCTGACCTTGGTTGCGATGGCACTCGTTTGGCCCGGCTATCGCACGTTTCCTTTTCGGGTGAGCTGGCTGAGCGTCGCCGTAGGGGTAGTGGGAGTCGTTCTGTGGGTCGCGCTCTGCCATCTCAGGCTGGAACCAAGAATCATCGGCCCAGTGGACCGCTTCCTGGGGAGTTTTATTCCAGGTCGTGAACCGGGGGAAATTCCTACGATCCACCTCCTGGATCTCCTGGGAACTGGCGAGCGAAGTGCGTACGATCCACTCACTCAGATGGCGGGCCAACCCGTCGCGGCTTGGGCCTTTCTAATCGTTCGCTTTATCGGTCTGGCCTTGATCGTGCCGATCATCGAGGAGTTTTTTCTCCGCGGATTCCTGATGCGATTCGTCATGCATCAACAGTGGTGGAAGGTGCCATTTGGCGAAGCCGATGCCACCGCCTTGCTGGTTGGTACGCTGGTCCCCATGATGATGCATATGGGGGAACTGTTTGCCGCGGCGGTATGGTTCAGTATGATTACCTGGCTAATGCTCCGCACCCGCAACATCTGGGACTGCGTGGTCGCCCATGGAGTGACAAACCTGTTGCTGGGGATTTACGTCGTGCTATTCGACCAATGGCAGTTGATGTAG
- the rpe gene encoding ribulose-phosphate 3-epimerase: MSNGLTFAQLRATRPVILPSMLLCDFGNLEREVRAVEEAGARALHLDIMDGHFVPNITYGFTIIEAVRRVTELPLDVHLMITNPEKYIPQFVESGAGLISIHIEAVEDPRPLLEQIRSLGSAAGLVLNPPTPVSAVEPYLEACDYVLAMTVMPGYGGQKFDESVLSKVRELRAMLPPEVLVEVDGGVSAETIAACAEAGAEMFVTGSAIFRTPDYAASLVELQRLAQVNR; the protein is encoded by the coding sequence ATGAGTAACGGATTAACGTTTGCCCAGTTGCGCGCCACGCGTCCGGTGATCTTGCCGTCGATGCTGCTTTGCGATTTTGGCAATTTAGAGCGAGAGGTCAGGGCGGTCGAAGAGGCTGGGGCGCGGGCTCTGCATTTGGACATCATGGACGGGCATTTCGTCCCCAACATCACCTATGGGTTCACGATCATCGAAGCGGTGCGACGTGTCACCGAGTTGCCGTTGGACGTGCACCTGATGATCACGAATCCCGAAAAGTACATTCCACAGTTTGTCGAGTCGGGTGCAGGGCTCATCTCGATTCACATTGAGGCGGTCGAAGATCCGCGGCCCTTGCTCGAACAGATTCGGTCCCTCGGTTCCGCGGCCGGGCTAGTTCTGAATCCCCCCACGCCAGTTTCGGCTGTTGAACCCTATCTCGAAGCCTGCGACTATGTGCTGGCCATGACAGTGATGCCGGGATACGGCGGGCAGAAATTTGATGAAAGCGTTCTGAGCAAAGTGCGTGAATTGCGCGCGATGCTCCCCCCCGAGGTGCTTGTTGAAGTCGATGGTGGAGTGAGTGCTGAAACGATCGCCGCGTGTGCTGAAGCCGGGGCTGAGATGTTTGTCACAGGCTCGGCCATTTTCCGCACACCCGATTACGCAGCAAGTCTCGTTGAACTGCAGCGATTGGCCCAAGTGAATCGCTAA
- a CDS encoding cupin domain-containing protein, translating into MDVHNLESVPAFTTKDGSEIRELLAHRNSCITNQSLAEARLPVGERTDPHYHPLCEEIYYLLEGSGRMQIEDDVQDVSPGDAIAIPPGARHQITNTGSETLRFLCCCAPAYEHEDTILVDDWPA; encoded by the coding sequence ATGGACGTTCACAACCTGGAATCCGTCCCGGCTTTTACTACCAAGGATGGTTCGGAGATCCGCGAATTGCTAGCCCATCGCAATTCGTGCATCACAAACCAGAGCCTGGCCGAAGCACGGCTGCCAGTTGGCGAACGTACGGACCCGCACTATCATCCGCTCTGCGAGGAAATATACTATTTACTCGAAGGATCGGGCAGAATGCAGATAGAGGACGACGTGCAAGACGTTTCTCCAGGCGACGCCATCGCCATCCCGCCAGGAGCACGCCATCAAATCACGAACACCGGCAGCGAGACACTTAGGTTCCTCTGTTGTTGCGCCCCCGCCTACGAGCACGAAGACACCATCCTGGTCGACGACTGGCCGGCGTAG